A window of the Tripterygium wilfordii isolate XIE 37 chromosome 12, ASM1340144v1, whole genome shotgun sequence genome harbors these coding sequences:
- the LOC120010588 gene encoding uncharacterized protein LOC120010588: MEIRMKRMRMRMRERMMRDDEGEKNDEGTHDEDKKEDQEETYDADKEEEDNEGKTVSPVRHADDVEDAAVVAGLMDLTEQVFEQPMTDKSSIGVEEIPKAKYTFTRGRKRGSTSRRVNIYNPMRTECQSQERSTNQNIDGPWPINLKRSYSTLWRQGFEAWVRNRAEDTSYLVVGGKKLYKNWFINAMTPDYWLTDQHMDVAMYLLMKRIKQYPAIFKKKVVLLDTIFTVSVESHFNEFTKDPHNVGEWDKHEVFEHYISGKNPEGSIPLNGVDYIYFPMNWRNIHWVAIEVEQGGLQ, from the exons ATGGAAATCAGGATGAAAAGGATGAGAATGAGGATGAgggaaaggatgatgagg gatgatgagggtgaaaagAATGATGAGGGAACGCATGATGAGGATAAAAAAGAGGACCAGGAGGAAACGTATGATGCGGATAAAGAGGAGGAGGACAATGAGGGAAAGACAGTTTCCCCTGTTAGACATGCCGATGATGTTGAGGATGCAGCCGTAGTTGCTGGATTGATGGATCTCACAGAACAAGTGTTTGAACAGCCAATGACAGACAAAAGTTCAATTGGAGTTGAAGAGATTCCAAAAGCCAAGTACACATTTACACGGGGAAGAAAAAGAGGTTCCACATCGAGacgtgtaaatatatataatccaatgCGAACAGAGTGTCAATCACAAGAAAGAAGCACCAACCAAAATATTGATGGTCCTTGGCCAATCAATTTAAAGAGGTCGTATTCGACTCTTTGGAGACAAGGATTTGAAGCATGGGTAAGAAACAGGGCTGAGGATACATCTTATTTGGTTGTTGGTGGAAAGAAGTTATACAAAAATTGGTTTATCAACGCAATGACACCCGATTACTGGTTGACAGACcag CATATGGACGTCGCAATGTACCTCCTCATGAAGAGGATCAAGCAATACCCTGCCATATTCAAGAAGAAGGTTGTGCTGTTGGACACTATATTCACT GTATCAGTTGAATCCCACTTTAATGAGTTCACTAAAGATCCTCATAATGTTGGAGAATGGGACAAACATGAAGTCTTTGAGCACTATATTTCTGGAAAAAACCCTGAAGGGTCCATACCATTGAATGGTGTAGATTACATTTACTTTCCCATGAACTGGAGAAATATCCATTGGGTTGCAATTGAGGTTGAA CAAGGAGGATTGCAATAA
- the LOC120010589 gene encoding uncharacterized protein LOC120010589, whose translation MKAKGFNESIIPIYLKAAKVYRTSEFEHLMNQLRNVDGGRPYAYLVEAGFHRWSRALSSGKRYSIMTTNIAECLNAILRDARSLPITMLVEQLRAKLQEWFSARRNNAASVTSYLCCECDKEVRKRSNRSQRLNVQPISHSEYYVRDGDQDGQVDLQNKTCSCRVFDLDQLPCVHALAACRVRNISFNSLCSLYYTNEALMLAYAEAIYPVTIEDQRKVSEDNVLLPPVTRRQGGRPRQRRIPSSGETIAVRICSRCRQRGHNRQTCKEPIALTPTS comes from the coding sequence ATGAAGGCGAAAGGGTTCAACGAATCTATCATCCCTATATATCTTAAAGCTGCTAAGGTGTATCGAACATCTGAATTCGAGCATTTAATGAATCAGTTGCGTAATGTCGACGGAGGTAGACCTTATGCTTATTTAGTTGAAGCTGGTTTCCATAGGTGGTCTAGAGCACTGTCTTCTGGTAAGAGATATAGTATCATGACGACGAACATTGCAGAGTGCTTGAATGCTATACTACGAGATGCTCGAAGTTTGCCGATTACAATGCTAGTTGAACAATTGCGTGCCAAATTGCAGGAATGGTTCAGTGCTCGTCGTAATAACGCAGCATCTGTCACGTCTTACCTATGTTGCGAGTGTGACAAGGAAGTTAGAAAGAGAAGCAATAGGTCACAACGACTAAATGTTCAACCGATAAGCCATAGTGAGTACTATGTACGAGATGGTGATCAAGATGGACAGGTTGATCTGCAAAACAAGACATGTTCATGCCGTGTGTTTGATCTTGACCAACTTCCTTGTGTACACGCATTGGCTGCATGTCGAGTTCGGAACATATCTTTTAATTCCTTGTGTTCTCTGTACTATACGAATGAGGCCCTAATGTTAGCTTATGCTGAAGCTATATACCCAGTAACTATTGAGGATCAACGCAAAGTTAGCGAGGACAACGTATTGCTCCCACCGGTGACTAGACGTCAAGGGGGGAGGCCAAGACAACGAAGGATCCCATCATCTGGTGAAACTATAGCAGTGAGGATATGTTCCCGGTGTCGACAGCGAGGTCATAATCGTCAAACATGCAAAGAGCCAATCGCATTGACTCCAACATCATAG
- the LOC120010156 gene encoding pre-mRNA-splicing factor 38, with the protein MANRTDPSAKNIHGTNPQNLVEKIVRSKIYQHTYWKDQCFGLTAETLVDRAMELDHLGGTFGGNRKPSPFICLVMKMLQIQPEKDIVVEFIKNDEYKYVRILGAFYLRLTGTDVDVYRYLEPLYNDYRKLRRKLADGQFTLTHVDEVIDELLTKDYSCDIALPRIKKRWTIEQIGLLDPRKSVLEDDFEEEEEKEDNGQLEDGLEDGEKDYYHGRSPTRERERDRRRDSHRHRDRDNDRDYDRERGRGRERDRDRDRDRDIHRERDRDRDRDRYRLREEKEYGRDREREREREGRERERRDRDRGRRRSRSRSRSRDRKDRGEPKKKKEKKEKKDDGTDHPDPEIAEANRLRASLGLKPLKL; encoded by the exons ATGGCGAACCGTACGGATCCCTCGGCGAAGAACATACACGGTACAAACCCGCAGAACCTGGTGGAGAAGATTGTGAGGTCGAAGATATACCAGCACACGTATTGGAAGGACCAGTGCTTTGGTCTTACGGCGGAAACCTTGGTCGACAGGGCCATGGAGCTCGACCACCTTGGTGGCACCTTCGGCGGCAACCGCAAACCCAGTCCCTTCATCTGCCTTGTCATGAAGATGCTCCAGATCCAGCCCGAGAAGGACATTGTAGTTGAGTTCATTAAGAACGACGAGTACAA ATATGTGCGGATACTTGGAGCCTTTTATCTCCGTCTTACAGGGACTGATGTGGATGTCTATCGCTATCTAGAGCCTTTGTACAATGACTACCGCAAACTGAGGCGAAAGTTGGCTGATGGAC AGTTTACGTTGACGCATGTGGATGAAGTCATCGATGAGCTCCTCACAAAAGATTATTCATGTGATATTGCCCTACCTCGTATTAAGAAAAG GTGGACTATTGAGCAAATTGGTTTGCTAGACCCTAGGAAAAGTGTTCTGGAAGATGATtttgaagaggaggaagagaaagaggataaTGGCCAATTAGAGGATGGGTTGGAAGATGGTGAAAAG GATTATTACCATGGACGGAGTCCCACGAGGGAAAGAGAGAGGGATAGAAGACGTGATAGTCACAGACACAG GGATCGAGACAATGACAGGGACTATGACAGAGAACGGGGCCGTGGACGTGAAAGAGATAGGGATAGAGACAGGGATCGGGATATCCATAGAGAAAGGGACAGGGACAGGGACAGAGACCGTTATcgtttgagagaagaaaaagaatacgGTCGTGACAGAGAGCGAGAACGAGAGAGGGAAGGTAGAGAGCGTGAGAGGCGTGACAGAGATCGTGGTCGGCGGAGGAGTCGTTCAAGGAGCAGGAGTAGGGATCGTAAGGACCGAGGAGagccaaagaaaaagaaggagaagaaagagaagaaggatGATGGCACTGATCATCCAGATCCTGAGATTGCAGAAGCTAACAGACTCCGTGCATCCCTTGGATTGAAACCGTTGAAATTGTAA
- the LOC120010967 gene encoding eukaryotic translation initiation factor 3 subunit A-like: MSTFVKPENALKRAEELINVGQKQDALQALHDIITSKRYRAWQKTLERIMFKYVELCVDMRRGRFAKDGLIQYRIVCQQVNVNSLEEVIKHFMHLSTEKAEQARSQAQALEEALDVDDLEADKRPEDLMLSYVSGEKGKDRSDRELVTPWFKFLWETYRTVLEILRNNSKLEALYAMTAHRAFQFCKQYKRTTEFRRLCEIIRNHLANLNKYRDQRDRPDLSSPESLQLYLDTRFEQLKIATELELWQEAFRSVEDIHGLMCMVKKTPKASLMVVYYAKLTEIFWISSSHLYHAYAWLKLFTLQKSFNKNLSQKDLQMIASSVVLAVLAVIPYDKTRGASHLELENEKERNLRMANLIGFNLDPKLEKREVLSRSSLLSELVTKGVMSCATQEVKDLYHLLEHEFLPLDLASKIQPLLAKISKLGGKLASASSIPEVQLSQYLPALEKLATLRLLQQVSRVYQTMKIESLSQMIPFSDFYVVEKISVDAVKNNFIAMKIDHIKGVVTFGHPGLESEGLRDHLTHFAESLNKARGVIYPPVQKASKLGEIIPTLGEVVEKEHKRLLARKSIIEKRKEEQERQLLEMEREEESRRLKLQKITEEAEQKRLAAEYEQRKNQRIRREIEEREHEEAQALLEEAEKRSKSKGKKKPILEGEKVTKQTLMERALNEQLRERQEMEKKLQKLAKTMDYLERAKREEAAPLIEAAFQRRLVEEKMLHQQEQNQEIETSRQRHDGDLGEKNRLARMLDNKLIFEERVISRRQAEFDQRRVEREERINQILQARKQEREAMRKRIFFVRTEEERLKKLREEEEARKFEEAERQKKEEAERQAKLEEIFKRQKQRDLELEEKERLRKEALLGRSTDGPSRFSESRPLETGAAAAAASSTPVAAPAPGPGKYVPRFRRERVDGGGQAPPPEPDRWGSRSDDRPPQSSDRWRSDDRKPSYGSKGWSSSRGAPRDR; the protein is encoded by the exons ATGTCAACTTTTGTGAAGCCAGAGAACGCGTTAAAGCGCGCAGAAG AGTTAATAAATGTTGGGCAAAAGCAAGATGCATTACAAGCTCTGCATGATATAATCACCTCAAAGAGATACCGTGCTTGGCAAAAGACACTTGAAAGGATTATGTTCAAGTATGTGGAGCTTTGCGTTGATATGCGGAGGGGTAGGTTCGCCAAGGATGGTTTGATTCAGTACCGCATTGTGTGCCAACAAGTGAATGTTAACTCTCTGGAGGAAGTCATCAAGCACTTTATGCATCTCTCCACTGAGAAAGCCGAGCAGGCCCGTAGCCAAGCTCAAGCCCTAGAAGAAGCTCTTGATGTTGACGACCTTGAAGCAGATAAAAGGCCTGAAGATCTTATGCTGAGTTATGTTAGTGGAGAAAAGGGAAAAGATAGGTCTGATCGTGAACTTGTTACTCCATGGTTCAAGTTTTTGTGGGAGACCTATAGAACGGTGCTTGAAATATTACGAAACAACTCAAAGCTGGAGGCACTATATGCG ATGACAGCACACCGAGCCTTCCAGTTCTGCAAGCAGTACAAACGTACAACAGAATTCCGGAGGTTATGTGAAATAATCAGGAATCATCTAGCAAACCTTAACAAGTACAGAGACCAAAGGGACCGACCTGACTTGTCTTCTCCAGAGAGCTTGCAACTATACCTTGATACAAGATTTGAGCAGCTGAAAATTGCTACTGAACTCGAACTGTGGCAG GAAGCTTTTCGCTCTGTAGAGGATATTCATgggttgatgtgcatggttaaGAAAACCCCCAAGGCATCCCTGATGGTGGTTTATTATGCGAAGCTTACGGAAATATTCTGGATTTCATCTAGCCATCTTTATCATGCATATGCATGGTTGAAGCTGTTCACACTTCAGAAAAGCTTTAATAAGAACTTGAGCCAGAAAGATCTTCAAATGATTGCATCATCTGTTGTTTTGGCTGTGCTTGCTGTGATCCCCTACGATAAAACCCGTGGTGCCTCCCATTTGGAACTTGAAAATGAGAAAGAGCGCAACTTGCGGATGGCAAATCTCATAGGATTCAATCTAGACCCAAAACTTGAGAAGCGAGAAGTG CTGTCCCGGTCGTCGCTCCTCTCAGAATTG GTCACTAAAGGGGTGATGAGTTGTGCAACacaagaagtaaaagatctTTACCACCTTCTAGAGCATGAATTTCTTCCTCTAGATCTTGCATCTAAGATCCAACCCTTATTGGCCAAAATATCGAAACTTGGGGGTAAGCTTGCATCGGCGTCATCTATACCTGAGGTGCAACTTTCTCAATATCTTCCTGCCCTTGAAAAGCTGGCTACTTTGAGGTTGCTTCAGCAG GTTTCTCGGGTGTACCAGACCATGAAAATTGAGAGTTTATCTCAGATGATCCCCTTTTCCGATTTTTATGTTGTGGAGAAAATCTCTGTTGATGCTGTAAAAAATAACTTCATAGCTATGAAAATTGATCATATTAAGGGTGTTGTGACATTTGGTCACCCG GGTCTAGAATCCGAAGGGCTGCGGGATCATTTGACTCATTTTGCAGAATCCTTGAATAAAGCAAGAGGCGTGATCTATCCTCCAGTTCAGAAGGCATCAAAACTTGGTGAAATTATACCTACTTTGGGAGAAGTAGTGGAGAAGGAGCACAAGAGACTTCTTGCTCGGAAATCCATCATTGAGAAAAGGAAGGAAGAGCAAGAACGTCAACTTTTGGAAATG GAGCGTGAAGAGGAGTCGAGGAGACTAAAACTTCAGAAGATAACTGAAGAGGCAGAGCAGAAGAGGCTTGCTGCAGAATATGAGCAAAGGAAGAATCAAAGAATTCGTAGGGAGATAGAAGAGCGGGAACATGAAGAAGCCCAAGCATTACTCGAGGAAGCTGAGAAGCGAAGTAAAAGCAAGGGGAAAAAGAAGCCAATCTTGGAAGGG GAAAAGGTGACAAAGCAAACTCTGATGGAGCGGGCTTTGAATGAGCAGCTCAGAGAGAGGcaagaaatggagaagaaattaCAGAAATTGGCTAAGACAATGGATTATTTGGAAAGAGCCAAAAGAGAGGAGGCAGCTCCTTTAATAGAAGCTGCTTTCCAAAGACGATTGGTGGAAGAGAAGATGCTTCATCAACAGGAGCAGAAT CAAGAGATTGAAACGAGCAGACAGCGGCACGATGGGGACCTTGGGGAAAAGAATAGACTGGCACGTATGCTGGACAATAAG TtgatttttgaggaaagagTTATAAGTCGTCGTCAAGCTGAGTTTGATCAACGAAGGGTGGAGAGGGAGGAAAGAATCAATCAAATCTTACAGGCTCGAAAGCAAGAGAGGGAGGCTATGAGAAAGAGAATATTCTTCGTGAGAACTGAAGAAGAGAGGCTGAAAAAGCTGCGTGAAGAGGAGGAAGCTCGCAAATTTGAAG AGGCTGAGAGACAGAAGAAGGAAGAGGCTGAACGCCAGGCTAAGTTGGAGGAGATTTTTAAAAGGCAGAAGCAAAGAGACCTGGAGCTGGAGGAAAAAGAGAGGCTTAGGAAGGAAGCTCTCTTGGGAAGATCGACTGATGGGCCTTCGAGGTTCTCCGAGTCCCGTCCACTGGAAACtggagctgctgctgctgctgcttcttctACTCCTGTGGCTGCTCCTGCGCCCGGTCCTGGAAAATACGTGCCTAGGTTCCGGCGGGAAAGAGTTGATGGTGGAGGGCAGGCCCCACCTCCAGAACCTGATCGATGGGGCAGCCGGTCAGATGATCGTCCCCCACAATCCAGTGATAGATGGCGCAGCGATGACCGTAAACCATCATACGGTAGCAAGGGTTGGTCATCATCCAGGGGTGCTCCTCGTGACCGCTGA